The following proteins come from a genomic window of Leptospira dzoumogneensis:
- a CDS encoding KpsF/GutQ family sugar-phosphate isomerase translates to MGNTLDKVKKALDTEIEAILHFRENLDPNVEKAVELIFQSKGKVIVTGVGKSGDVGKKIASTLSSTGTPSYFLHPSDAAHGDAGILAQGDVVIAIGKSGESEELLNLLPTIKSIGAKLVGLTANPQSRLALDCDIVILTPVLKEACPLELAPTSSTTIALMLGDAIAMALMELRNFQKEDFALYHPAGRLGKRLSLKVDDVMRKGDKLAKVGSDASLEEVLSEITKKLVGATGVVDPNGKLIGFVTDYDIRKLLNDGKLDKSIKAKDLMNSKPTVFETGIMAYDVLQSMERREKPISVAPIVSKDGALLGIVSIHDLLQKGL, encoded by the coding sequence GTGGGAAATACATTAGATAAAGTTAAAAAAGCTTTAGATACCGAGATCGAGGCAATCCTTCATTTTCGAGAGAATCTAGATCCGAATGTGGAAAAAGCGGTCGAACTCATCTTCCAATCCAAAGGAAAAGTGATCGTTACCGGAGTAGGAAAATCCGGAGACGTAGGTAAAAAGATCGCATCCACTTTATCTTCTACAGGAACTCCTTCGTATTTTTTACATCCGTCCGACGCGGCTCATGGAGATGCAGGAATTTTAGCGCAAGGTGATGTGGTCATCGCGATCGGTAAGAGCGGTGAAAGTGAAGAATTACTCAACCTTCTTCCTACCATAAAAAGTATTGGGGCCAAATTGGTAGGTTTAACCGCTAATCCTCAATCCAGACTTGCCCTGGACTGTGATATCGTAATCTTAACTCCAGTATTAAAAGAAGCATGCCCTTTAGAACTTGCGCCTACCTCCAGCACCACAATTGCTTTGATGTTGGGAGATGCGATAGCAATGGCATTGATGGAACTTAGAAATTTCCAAAAAGAAGATTTCGCATTATACCATCCTGCAGGAAGACTCGGAAAAAGATTGTCCCTAAAAGTGGACGATGTAATGAGAAAGGGGGACAAACTCGCAAAAGTAGGCTCAGATGCGAGTCTAGAAGAAGTTCTTTCCGAGATCACGAAAAAACTCGTGGGCGCGACAGGAGTTGTGGATCCGAACGGAAAACTGATCGGATTCGTAACCGATTATGATATTAGAAAATTATTAAATGATGGAAAGCTGGATAAGTCCATCAAAGCAAAAGATCTGATGAATTCCAAACCTACAGTATTCGAAACCGGGATCATGGCTTACGATGTTTTACAATCCATGGAAAGAAGAGAAAAACCGATCTCAGTAGCTCCAATTGTTTCCAAGGACGGAGCATTGCTTGGGATCGTTTCCATACACGATCTTTTACAAAAAGGACTCTGA
- a CDS encoding type I 3-dehydroquinate dehydratase produces MMSSDSQKIGIILTLNEDEFFGLKTHPKADFLEIRLDQFRSEKDAPNKILQKIKDLKASCVFTYRQPEDSSLKSLGAWNIENISPLLSGLESGKHYIDLELDKDNPVFNGIDEDRFGIIRSVHSFSGIPDYEELLFFLRPVTEEALATVKSGLPFQRIFKVAALPKNEKESEEFKDSALKLSKLCAKQNIPIGFCGILMGESGKEFRIFPEKIGSQFTYCCLGAPKAPGQVDLETLLSKRK; encoded by the coding sequence CTGATGAGCAGCGATTCTCAAAAGATCGGGATCATTCTTACATTGAATGAAGATGAGTTTTTTGGATTAAAAACTCATCCTAAAGCCGATTTTTTAGAGATACGTTTGGACCAATTTCGTTCCGAGAAAGACGCTCCTAACAAGATCTTACAAAAAATAAAAGATCTAAAAGCTTCATGTGTATTCACATATAGGCAACCGGAAGATTCCAGTCTCAAAAGTTTAGGAGCCTGGAATATAGAGAACATCTCACCTTTACTTTCCGGATTAGAATCCGGAAAACATTATATAGATCTGGAATTGGATAAAGACAATCCTGTCTTTAACGGAATAGACGAAGATCGTTTCGGGATCATTCGATCCGTTCATAGTTTTTCCGGAATCCCGGATTACGAAGAATTACTCTTTTTTTTAAGACCCGTCACGGAAGAAGCTTTAGCAACAGTTAAGTCAGGACTTCCTTTCCAAAGGATCTTTAAGGTAGCTGCACTTCCGAAGAACGAAAAAGAATCGGAAGAATTCAAAGATTCCGCACTTAAACTTTCTAAACTTTGTGCTAAACAGAATATTCCAATCGGTTTCTGCGGGATATTAATGGGGGAATCCGGAAAAGAATTCAGGATCTTTCCGGAGAAGATAGGATCTCAATTTACTTATTGTTGTTTAGGAGCACCAAAGGCTCCCGGCCAAGTGGATTTGGAAACTTTACTTTCTAAAAGAAAATAA
- a CDS encoding tetratricopeptide repeat protein, which produces MGKSFFSLLICFNIFFFSNSVFADMKEGKKAYSRKDYTEALKQFQKYNDGNPSSGEAWMYMGYIYESKKDYTKSIQAFKKAVSLNLPKKDLVNSLTKIILYHNYQRDYGEVISYSNRLLKIDPELSHIQKIRAAAEERYSSGGSYRKPVYHEEEPEQESVSSLEKKLKQDPNNKEILWRLALAYYNEKEFVKSESILSGLVKNEPENVEYGYKYGALLVRVGNYDDALVVLNRIEPKIPSEREKLLYYTHLTQAAAYHKKKNFEEASKYYRKAHANKHTVLPLIGLTKIKWQQKDCDNAIKTAEKALEYGEKTREIRMYIGLCKIQIGKKEEGYDLLKEIGAAIEKENPELKELPDVYYDGILKLARYYTNNGNYEKALKYFHAVQPDEEEIREYNFYLGKTYLYTGYVEKAITHLEKVEDSAGAYYLLAKCYAEKNDQERTMSYIKKSGSIKSSYWLSAEKDKAFKKFRSDEGFKNFLETRAGTRDHKKSEDDKEEDDSQDRD; this is translated from the coding sequence ATGGGTAAGTCCTTCTTTTCTCTACTGATTTGCTTTAATATATTCTTCTTTTCCAATTCTGTCTTCGCAGATATGAAAGAAGGTAAAAAAGCTTATTCCAGAAAAGATTACACTGAGGCTCTCAAACAATTCCAAAAATATAACGATGGAAACCCTTCTTCCGGTGAGGCCTGGATGTATATGGGTTATATCTATGAGAGCAAAAAAGATTATACTAAATCCATCCAAGCGTTCAAAAAAGCGGTCAGTTTAAATCTTCCAAAAAAGGATCTGGTCAACTCTCTTACAAAGATCATTCTTTATCATAATTACCAAAGAGATTACGGAGAAGTGATCTCTTATTCCAATCGATTATTAAAGATCGATCCGGAACTTTCTCATATACAAAAGATCAGAGCTGCCGCAGAAGAAAGATATTCTTCCGGTGGAAGTTATCGCAAACCTGTTTATCATGAAGAAGAACCGGAACAGGAAAGTGTTTCCAGTCTCGAAAAAAAATTAAAACAAGACCCTAACAACAAAGAGATCCTTTGGAGACTTGCATTAGCTTATTATAATGAAAAAGAATTTGTTAAGTCAGAATCCATTCTTTCCGGATTAGTGAAGAATGAACCGGAGAATGTGGAGTACGGCTATAAATACGGTGCCCTGCTCGTTCGAGTAGGAAATTACGATGATGCTCTTGTAGTTCTAAATCGTATAGAACCTAAGATCCCTTCCGAAAGGGAAAAATTACTCTATTATACACATCTTACCCAAGCGGCCGCGTATCATAAAAAGAAAAACTTCGAAGAAGCATCCAAGTATTATAGAAAGGCACATGCAAATAAACATACGGTGCTTCCTTTGATCGGTCTGACCAAAATTAAATGGCAGCAAAAGGATTGTGATAACGCGATCAAAACCGCCGAAAAAGCACTTGAATATGGAGAAAAAACCAGAGAGATACGAATGTATATCGGCCTCTGCAAGATACAGATCGGCAAAAAAGAAGAAGGTTATGATCTTCTGAAAGAGATCGGAGCCGCCATCGAAAAAGAAAATCCGGAACTAAAAGAGCTTCCGGACGTATATTACGACGGTATCTTAAAACTCGCCAGATATTATACGAACAACGGCAACTACGAAAAAGCTCTCAAATATTTCCATGCAGTCCAACCTGACGAAGAAGAGATCAGAGAATATAATTTTTACTTAGGTAAAACGTATCTTTATACAGGTTACGTGGAAAAAGCGATTACCCATCTAGAAAAGGTAGAAGATTCTGCAGGAGCTTACTACCTCTTAGCAAAATGTTACGCGGAAAAGAATGACCAAGAAAGGACAATGTCCTATATCAAAAAATCAGGAAGTATTAAATCTTCCTATTGGTTATCTGCGGAAAAAGATAAGGCATTTAAAAAGTTCAGATCCGACGAAGGTTTTAAGAATTTTCTGGAAACTCGTGCCGGGACCAGAGATCATAAAAAATCGGAAGATGATAAAGAAGAAGACGATTCTCAAGACAGGGATTGA
- a CDS encoding GMC family oxidoreductase produces the protein MGGIPNANSEIITPDKHESLIKEKGIKDGVWKLQAEAVIIGSGAGGAVVAATLAKAGWKVVLIEEGGYFTPAKFTGDEFLSQARLYRDAGFIIAEEQTLSILQGRTVGGSTTVNWQTSLYPPDYVTNEWDSRFGWKGYGRQEMDSYISEVHERIGVHEVPQNLINANNSTLMKGGKVLGLHPEVLKNNNRGCIGLGRCGLGCPINAKQSAFLTWIPDAIEAGATVISNMRAQYIQDGDIKTVVAEFTPDPYEKAPSNILEKVVIEAPVVIVSAGAIEGPALLQRSGLGNDWVGRNLKVHPTSTNFAIFDETINMFSGPPQSAVIKDGHNQDNTGYGYWLEVAPFRPTLASSLIPFYGQRQFDAMKKYPNMSAGIVLVRDGADGEANASVKWSLGRRKVYFEITPTDGKNLLKGLKALAEVQVAAGAKAIIFPFPDVLDPIPVDKNSKFDWILDKSIEPGKIAIGSAHPHGSIQAAKSPDLGAVDLDFQLFGHKNIFVMDASVYPTGLSVNPQITTMSVNLRAARALAQRKSEVLGNK, from the coding sequence ATGGGCGGGATTCCTAACGCAAATTCTGAGATCATCACTCCGGATAAACATGAATCTTTGATCAAAGAGAAAGGTATCAAAGACGGAGTTTGGAAATTACAGGCAGAAGCAGTCATTATAGGTTCCGGAGCGGGAGGAGCAGTAGTCGCTGCCACTCTTGCAAAAGCAGGATGGAAAGTAGTACTCATCGAAGAAGGCGGATATTTTACTCCTGCAAAATTCACCGGTGACGAGTTTCTTTCCCAAGCAAGATTGTATAGAGATGCGGGATTTATCATCGCAGAAGAGCAAACTCTTTCTATCTTACAAGGAAGGACCGTGGGAGGTTCAACCACTGTAAACTGGCAAACTTCTCTTTATCCTCCTGATTACGTGACAAACGAATGGGATTCCCGTTTTGGTTGGAAAGGTTACGGAAGACAGGAAATGGACTCTTATATTTCAGAAGTCCATGAAAGGATCGGTGTCCACGAAGTCCCTCAGAATCTGATCAATGCAAACAATAGCACTCTTATGAAGGGTGGAAAAGTATTAGGTCTGCATCCTGAAGTATTAAAGAATAATAATAGAGGCTGTATCGGTCTAGGCCGATGCGGCTTAGGCTGTCCTATCAATGCAAAACAATCCGCATTTTTAACTTGGATCCCTGATGCGATCGAAGCAGGTGCAACTGTAATCTCTAATATGAGAGCGCAGTACATCCAAGACGGAGATATCAAAACCGTAGTTGCAGAATTCACTCCGGATCCTTATGAAAAGGCTCCGAGCAATATTTTGGAAAAAGTAGTGATCGAAGCTCCTGTAGTGATCGTAAGCGCAGGTGCAATTGAAGGTCCTGCATTGCTGCAAAGATCCGGATTAGGAAACGACTGGGTCGGAAGAAATTTAAAAGTCCATCCTACAAGCACGAACTTTGCGATCTTCGACGAAACGATCAATATGTTCTCCGGGCCTCCTCAATCCGCAGTGATCAAAGACGGTCATAACCAAGACAATACAGGCTACGGGTATTGGTTAGAAGTTGCACCTTTCCGTCCTACATTAGCAAGTTCACTGATCCCTTTTTATGGACAAAGACAATTCGATGCTATGAAAAAGTATCCGAATATGAGCGCCGGTATCGTGCTAGTTCGTGACGGAGCTGATGGAGAAGCAAACGCTTCCGTAAAATGGTCTTTGGGAAGAAGGAAAGTTTATTTCGAGATCACTCCTACCGACGGTAAAAATTTACTGAAAGGTTTAAAGGCTCTCGCAGAAGTGCAGGTTGCCGCAGGTGCAAAGGCGATCATATTCCCATTCCCTGATGTTCTAGATCCAATCCCAGTGGATAAAAATTCCAAGTTCGACTGGATACTAGACAAGAGTATCGAGCCTGGAAAGATCGCGATCGGTTCTGCTCACCCTCATGGTTCCATCCAAGCAGCTAAGTCACCCGACCTAGGTGCGGTAGATTTGGATTTTCAACTCTTCGGCCATAAGAATATTTTCGTAATGGATGCTTCCGTATATCCTACAGGATTATCCGTAAATCCTCAAATTACGACCATGAGTGTGAATCTAAGAGCTGCAAGAGCCTTAGCTCAAAGAAAGTCAGAGGTTTTAGGAAATAAATAA